The Pseudomonadota bacterium genome segment GCATCCCCTAGGACGTTTTTGTATCCAATTGAAAAACTTTCCCCTGTAAGGATAGCAGCGCCAACAAAAACCCACATGATAGCAAGCATAAAGATGAATCTGGGACGTTCTTTGAAAAGAGCCCACAGGGCAAGGGGCACAAAAAAGGGGGTGAGATTGTTCAGCAATGCAGCATTGATGATTTCTGTCATGCGAATGGATAGGTGCCAAGTTCCCAGATCAATGGCAAAAGAAAGCCCTGCTATAGCGAGAAGGAGATGATCTTTAGGTGCAAAAGTGGGTTTTTTGAAAGGGCTTTGAGTTTCCTCAGTTGTTTTCCAAATCCAGATGAACGGGAGCGCAAATAACATTCTGTACAACCCCAAAGCATTAGGGCCAATATCTGTCATACGTACAAAGATTGGTGAGAGTCCCATCAAAGATGAGCCCAAAATTGCCAGAATAAAGGGCCAAGATGGTTGATATCCTCTAAGAAGCGCCGATGTCATGCGTTTCGTCATGTGGTACGATTCCTTTAAATTTTTCCTGCCTCATGCAGTAGAAATAATGTTAGTATGATTTTCGGTTAGTTTCCATCAAGTAAAGGAGTTTTCTGGAAAATGTCGCATTCATCGATTGATTCGTCAACTGCAAAACATCTGCGTCAGTTTATTGAGCGTATCGAGCGGTTGGAAGAGGAAAAAGCAGCCATTGCTCAAGACATAAGAGATGTGTTTGCTGAGGCCAAAATGCAGGGGTTTGATGTAAAGGTTATGCGTCAAGTCATGAAACTTCGAAAAATGAAGAATGACGAACGCCAAGAGCTAGAACATCTGTTGGCTGTTTATTTGCATGCCATTGAGGTTGGCGCCGCCACCCATGAGGTGGACGAGGGAAAGGAAGCGGCTTAGCAGTTTTTTGCTGGCCGATTTTTTTTCACGATTTGGCAATTGGCAATTGCTTTCCCATTGGTTAATCGCCTAATATATGGTAGAACTTAGTTTGCTGGAGGGATGGCCGAGCGGTCAAAGGCAGCAGACTGTAAATCTGCCGACGTACGTCTACGCAGGTTCGAA includes the following:
- a CDS encoding DMT family transporter, whose protein sequence is MTKRMTSALLRGYQPSWPFILAILGSSLMGLSPIFVRMTDIGPNALGLYRMLFALPFIWIWKTTEETQSPFKKPTFAPKDHLLLAIAGLSFAIDLGTWHLSIRMTEIINAALLNNLTPFFVPLALWALFKERPRFIFMLAIMWVFVGAAILTGESFSIGYKNVLGDALATFSALAFTGYILAVKQLRLRFNAPTIILGTSLWMIPFLLLFTIFFADSWKFLTTYDWIAIFGLALIVQVGSQGLLAYSMGHLTAGLVAITMLISPAVSAISARVIFGEEMSLWQILGVVIVISGIIIARQDERKHDQSLKE
- a CDS encoding DUF2312 domain-containing protein, which gives rise to MSHSSIDSSTAKHLRQFIERIERLEEEKAAIAQDIRDVFAEAKMQGFDVKVMRQVMKLRKMKNDERQELEHLLAVYLHAIEVGAATHEVDEGKEAA